A DNA window from Sphaeramia orbicularis chromosome 22, fSphaOr1.1, whole genome shotgun sequence contains the following coding sequences:
- the LOC115414108 gene encoding B2 bradykinin receptor-like: MVMTMDLPTSFSFPFSNTTIYEDLLENSTPCPETETQQMFSKVVPVYIFTLSVLGIVLNILVLLVFWLHKNPCTVPEIYLSNLAAADLLLMCFMPFWAVTIVNKYNWVFGPHMCRLVNLCIVMNANCSIYFLVLVSIDRFLALVHPLSHARMRSRKCAKFGCLLVWCFGLILSIPTLVCRKVKHKKSNITQCILGCSTTMFYTNEGILTVVCFIIPVMIISYCTVRIIRSLNKRPIESLGTQRKEYKSTILVLVVLVAFLICWVPFHLTRIIDVFLRAEIIPGHDSCDIVNTFEMFMQIFSYIAFLTASSTPILYVIVGKTFRDKTLEVFCEFTMKRVSTSGTTASRTLQSTGKKL, from the coding sequence CAGAGACTCAGCAGATGTTCTCTAAGGTGGTGCCTGTGTATATTTTCACCCTCTCTGTGCTGGGAATTGTACTTAATATTCTGGTCCTGTTGGTGTTTTGGCTCCACAAGAATCCCTGCACCGTACCTGAGATCTACCTGAGCAACTTGGCGGCTGCTGACCTCCTCCTGATGTGCTTCATGCCCTTCTGGGCTGTCACCATAGTCAACAAATACAACTGGGTCTTCGGTCCCCACATGTGTCGACTGGTCAACCTTTGTATTGTCATGAACGCCAACTGCAGCATCTACTTCCTTGTTCTGGTTAGCATAGACCGTTTTTTGGCCCTGGTGCATCCGCTGTCTCATGCCAGGATGCGCAGCCGGAAATGTGCCAAATTTGGTTGTCTGCTGGTCTGGTGTTTTGGTTTGATCCTGAGTATCCCCACGCTTGTGTGCAGAAAAGTGAAAcataaaaaatcaaatattacTCAGTGCATCCTTGGTTGCTCTACGACCATGTTTTACACAAATGAGGGCATTCTGACGGTGGTTTGCTTCATAATCCCTGTTATGATTATTTCCTACTGCACAGTCAGGATAATTCGATCTTTGAATAAGCGGCCAATTGAGAGTTTAGGAACTCAGAGGAAAGAGTACAAGTCCACCATTCTGGTGCTGGTTGTGCTGGTGGCGTTTCTGATCTGCTGGGTGCCATTTCACCTGACCAGGATAATAGATGTGTTCCTGAGAGCTGAAATTATTCCTGGACATGACAGTTGTGACATTGTCAACACCTTCGAAATGTTCATGCAGATCTTCAGCTACATTGCATTCTTAACAGCGTCCTCAACCCCCATTCTATACGTCATTGTAGGAAAGACTTTCCGTGACAAAACGTTGGAAGTATTTTGTGAGTTCACCATGAAAAGAGTCTCAACCTCAGGAACCACTGCCAGCAGAACTCTACAATCAACAGGAAAGAAACTGtga